In the genome of Christensenella timonensis, one region contains:
- a CDS encoding type II toxin-antitoxin system RelE/ParE family toxin, with amino-acid sequence MGYKVRLTESARKDLRGIGDYIYFDLKEPETSREIVQGILDSAEALRETPARHEFIDNKVLAKLGVRKQYYKNYVVFYRIMETALEVQIFAILHMRVDAKAVLIKRLK; translated from the coding sequence ATGGGTTATAAGGTTCGTTTGACTGAATCAGCAAGAAAAGACCTTCGTGGCATTGGCGATTATATTTATTTTGATTTAAAGGAACCGGAAACCTCAAGGGAAATTGTCCAAGGAATCCTTGATAGTGCAGAGGCTTTACGAGAAACACCCGCGCGGCATGAATTTATTGACAATAAGGTTTTGGCAAAGCTGGGTGTAAGAAAGCAATACTATAAGAATTATGTTGTTTTCTATCGAATTATGGAGACGGCACTGGAAGTACAGATTTTTGCCATTTTACATATGCGGGTGGATGCAAAAGCGGTTTTAATAAAACGCTTAAAGTAA
- a CDS encoding DNA cytosine methyltransferase, whose product MKLGSLFDGSGGFPLAGAICGITPVWASEVEKFPIAVTSKRLPNMEHLGDIREIDGAAIKPVDIITFGSPCQDLSIAGKRAGLRGERSGLFAEAIRIIKEMRYATHGKYPRYIVWENVPGAFSSNKGEDFRIVLQEIAQIADPKVSIPRSAAKWNGAGEIVAETYSIAYRTLDAQFWGVPQRRRRIYLVGDFGGQRAGKILFEREGLSWDPAPGRGAWKKVTGYIDRSVELSGQTGMSGKGVNRQSEYVAGFHWYKSARAGISYNEELSPSLEATMPNSILCAGFSAGQSARAGSLGLHSEQSPTLRGASSGTNQIPAVCFMQMGFARFVEADMGATLMARGGSNGERSRNLIVMLNIHNCRDRGCTGYMECRKNKPVLLHPEVTGTLYASGAGINRVAGQANETDMCICISGNTIERQIQNGGNGTGYSENVGYTLNTVDRHAVCSLTSGKKAVGTLMANCATKQWLGNQEAFSGDYFITNKYSVRRLTPFECCRLQGFPDWWCDGVEGSDSAQYKMWGNGIALPCAVNVMQGIVLCES is encoded by the coding sequence ATGAAATTAGGCAGCTTGTTTGACGGTTCGGGGGGATTTCCCCTTGCAGGAGCTATTTGCGGGATTACGCCCGTATGGGCGAGCGAGGTTGAGAAGTTCCCCATTGCTGTCACATCAAAACGTTTACCGAACATGGAACACTTAGGAGATATTCGCGAAATCGACGGCGCCGCTATTAAGCCCGTGGATATTATTACGTTTGGCAGCCCGTGTCAGGATCTCAGTATTGCAGGGAAACGAGCGGGACTTAGAGGGGAGCGGTCCGGCCTATTTGCGGAGGCGATCAGGATCATAAAAGAAATGAGGTATGCAACACATGGGAAATATCCAAGATACATCGTATGGGAAAACGTGCCGGGAGCATTCAGCAGCAACAAAGGAGAAGATTTCCGAATTGTCTTGCAGGAAATCGCCCAAATTGCCGATCCCAAAGTATCAATTCCTCGATCTGCGGCGAAGTGGAATGGAGCGGGAGAGATTGTGGCAGAAACTTATAGTATCGCCTACCGTACCCTTGACGCCCAATTTTGGGGAGTACCCCAGCGTCGCAGAAGAATCTACCTTGTCGGAGATTTTGGAGGACAGCGTGCCGGAAAAATACTTTTTGAGCGAGAAGGCTTGTCGTGGGATCCTGCGCCGGGCAGAGGGGCGTGGAAAAAAGTTACCGGATATATTGATCGCAGCGTTGAACTCTCAGGCCAAACGGGAATGTCTGGAAAAGGAGTCAACAGGCAATCCGAATATGTAGCGGGGTTTCACTGGTACAAAAGTGCTCGTGCAGGCATATCATACAATGAGGAATTGTCCCCGTCATTGGAAGCAACAATGCCAAATTCTATCCTTTGCGCAGGATTTTCAGCAGGACAAAGCGCAAGGGCCGGAAGTCTTGGATTGCATTCAGAACAATCTCCAACGCTGCGGGGAGCATCGAGTGGAACGAATCAGATTCCGGCTGTATGTTTTATGCAGATGGGTTTTGCGAGGTTCGTTGAAGCAGATATGGGCGCTACGCTCATGGCGCGCGGCGGCAGCAATGGAGAGAGAAGCAGAAATCTTATTGTGATGCTCAATATCCATAACTGTAGGGATCGTGGATGTACCGGATATATGGAGTGCCGGAAGAACAAGCCTGTATTGCTGCATCCGGAAGTGACCGGGACGCTCTACGCAAGCGGAGCGGGGATAAACAGGGTTGCAGGACAAGCGAATGAAACGGATATGTGTATCTGTATTTCCGGCAATACCATTGAACGTCAAATCCAAAACGGCGGCAATGGTACGGGCTACAGTGAGAATGTAGGATATACGCTCAATACGGTTGACCGCCATGCTGTTTGCTCATTGACAAGCGGAAAAAAGGCTGTGGGAACGTTGATGGCGAATTGCGCAACAAAACAGTGGCTCGGAAATCAGGAGGCTTTCAGCGGAGATTATTTTATTACCAATAAATATTCTGTCCGCCGCCTGACGCCGTTCGAATGCTGCCGGTTGCAGGGATTCCCCGATTGGTGGTGCGATGGAGTAGAGGGGAGCGACAGCGCACAGTATAAGATGTGGGGAAACGGGATCGCCCTTCCCTGCGCGGTTAATGTGATGCAAGGGATTGTGCTTTGCGAAAGCTAA